GCTTTCTACCACACCACGCAGTCACCCAAGGGTAAGCCACTTGGGAGGAAGACAGCACCTCGTTGGCTATAAAACCACCTTTATGACACTCAAGCGTGTTTACACAGATGCTAAAACATAACTTATATAACTTCTGTCTGGCTTTATCTGTATAGACTCTCTTCTTTTCTGCTATGTTTTGCGAAGGCCGATAAGCATTGTTTGTCGTGTGCAAGAATTAATAGTGGCAAGTTGTAAATACACTGCGAATGGCAGGTGTTCAACCCGCTTGGGTGAAAAGGCAACAAACCACTTGGACCTTATCAATGACCAGGACAGCAGTCTGGTAGAGGGATAAGATtatctggagaacaaaggaaggaGGATGCGGTTTAAGGAGAGTCCTGACTTGAAAGGAATGTCTAAATGCTCTGTATTCGGGATCAAAAAGGATCCTAATGAGAAGCCATAAAATGAAACTGTAAAAGTGGGActttctcccttctctctttctAGCAATAACCCTCCATTTCAACCCTTACCAATTCCTGACTGAAAGTAAAACTGCTCTaattagggtacgtctacactacgaaattaggttgaatttatagaagtcgatttttaggaagtgattttatacagtcgattgtataAGGCTGTATCCCTGCAATTTGAAGGACATACTGCTTGGAAAATGTTTTCAAGAGGATATGGGTGACCTCTCTAACTCCTGTTTCCACCCAGTGGTGCAAGCTTTGATTACTACTTATATGGTTGAAGACGGCTCTAGCTCCTTTGGGGATGCATGTTTGCAAATACTTTACCTAAGAGCAAAGCTTCTGATATCATGGCTATGGCAATGGTGAGATGCTCTATATGCCATGGAATCCAATGACCTTACTGGCCTGTTTTCTAATCAGTAAGTCACTGGAGTgccaattatttttataatatttttgggAAATCCACACTTAAAACAGTACAGTGCCTGGGCAGGGTGGCACTAGATACGCCTCAAGTACTGGACGGGCGACCCGTTGTGGCAGACCAGGCGGATACGGGCTATGGTGGAGCTGCCCTGGTAGAGGCACGGGCCCTTGGGTAGGCGGGTGCAGACGGTCAGCTGGAAGGTGCCCAGGCTGTCGCGGGCATCTTGCCCGTGGCTCAACCCCGAGGTGCAGACGGCTCTCAGCTGGGCCTCGCTGGCGTGGACGAAGGTGTTCTTGCCCTGGCAGCGGATGCTACGCTTCCCCATCATGGTGGTGCAGTACAGCTGGTCGTTCTCAGCCCATGACTTGGGGAAGTCGAGATGCCTCTTCAGGAATTTATCATACTGGGCGTCGGCTGTCGAGAGTGCCAGGCAAGCGGctgccaggcagagcaggggcaggagagctGGGCGGGGTGACTTTGGGGCCATGGCGGGGCCGGCCCTGGGTTTGTCTGTAGCAGGGAGAACAGGGCCTGCAGGATGGAGACACCATGGGGAGCTGCTTCTAGTGTGGAGCATCCTGGCACCAAATGCCCCTCCGACCCCAAAGTTCCGCCCCCGCCTATAGTCCTCCCAGTCTTCCCTCTCCCATTATCCCCGCCACTctgcccccaaatctttttccccTCACATTATCCCCCCaatctgccccccagctccaccccatcccatgcttccccccactctgcccccatattatcccccccactctgcccccaaacTTTGCCCCTCACATTATCCCCCCAATCTGCCTCCTCCGCTTatctctccactctgcctccaaACTTGTGCCCCCTCCCATggtccccccactctgcccccacagccttgcctctcccaccccacccccaaagacacccccccccccgctctaaccactagattgCACTTCCCTACAAGAGCCGGGCTAGAGCCCAGAGGCAGAACTTGATGAATAGTCGATGTTGGGTCCATCACACGCAACTCAATATGTGTCTTTGGTTTGGGGCAGCaggagaacaaaatattttgaaactttCAACCAGCTGACAAGGTGAAAACAAGTCATGTCAGGTGGAAACCAAACCTGCCACTGCACCCCAACGGGACAGGTTTCCCTTCCGTGTCGGCACTTGGATTAAAGTAGAGGAGGAGAAGATTTCCTGAAGGGCTGGAGTCAGGCCTCCCTTTAACCTGTCAcccagtgggctggggagctagcgGGTATGtgggacctgggttcaagtcccccctctgcctgccgaggaggaggagttgaatAGGGGCTCATGGGGGTTAAGGGAAGAGGAGGGTTGGGACACAGAAAAGGGGAACATTTGGCGGGGGAGTGATAGGGAGACTGGGGGAGCATTGGGGAAGGAGATCCTGTCAGCCCCACATTATCCTCCTGTATATGTGCCACTATCAGTggggcccccagcccctcccactgggGTGTgacctcccccttccctgccccctcaggtGAACCAGATTCTGGGGGACTTGCTTATCTCAGAGCATCTGAGCCTTTTCTCTACACCACTGTGTGAGCTAGGATCTGGTGGTCCCTGGCCCCCAGAGGTGTTTGAGCCCTGTCTCCATTCCCTGTCCTCTGTATGTGTACCAGgatctgggggcggggagggaactGCACATTTATGGGCATctgacccctcatccctgcccccttcACGTGAGCCAGAATCTGGAGGGGGCTTGTCTTTCTGGGGTTCTCCGAGCGCCACTCTGTCCCCTATGTGAATCGGGGTCTGGGGCAGACCTGGCCTTCTGCACAATGAGTTTACAACAGGCATATTCGGCCATAGCGGGGCAGCGCTGAAAGTGGCCCTAATTAAGGTTACATGGGCAGCCTTACCTGTGCGTTTCCCACTTTCCAGACCTTTGAGTTTTGCTCAGCTCAGAGTTCTGCCAGGGGATGACCCACCGCCAAGCACCCTACACTCGGCGCTGTGCCGTTTATCAGAGtaaagttcaagtccctgctccaatggctaattactgaGTCCAAGTAGAACAAATGCAAGAGGAGAGACCCAGAGAGAGATccaagttcaaatcctttctgTTCATCAGGcagagtctcccacatccccgaTAAGTGACCAAACCTTGGGGCTAAAGGGCCGGTATTTTCTCCTCAGCCATCCTGTACCTCTCATCTTCCTCTGCTTTTGTCACAATACCCAgcctcaaaatgaaaaattcccacCTGACTCAGAGCCTCTCGCATGGCCATTTCTGCCACATTTTGATCACTCAGGTTCAGCCGACTCAGGAATTTGCAGCTCATTTCGGGTCGACTGAAAGGGCGTTTGTTTGGAGAACAAATGACTATCGGCTGAAAGGTTCTTGGCCAGCTCtgcccaggagttctggctcacGGCCTCCACCTACTGTGACCCATCAGCCCCAATGAGCCCCCAGAGCTAGGAAGACACCTCAGAACCTGACCCCAGCTGGGTTGCCAACTCACCCTGTCCTGGGGCTCGTCTGGGAGCTGGATCCGGAAAGAGTCTGAGCCTTCTCCCACTCTGGGGCCCTTATATGGAGCCCAAGGGCGGGAGACACACAATGAGCAACTCAGCAAACACAGATGGGGAGCAGAGACTCCCAATCAATGGCCATAAAAGTAGGCACCGGGTTGGTAAATATTTGCTGTCAAGTGTCGAAGATCTGCCCACGCCCCTCAATCCCAACTCACagctccctgctatcccagccctacCCCAACACAGCTTTAGCAGCACCCCTCAGTCctgaaccacatcccctcccATTCCTCCGCACCCTCCCTCTACCCCCGATTCAATCCAGCAGCCACAATGCCCATCTCTCACACACCTGtgacacccatcaccatggtctcTGGTCGCTGTGTTttgtccccatccccacccctttctCTGCAGGTGGCTTTTATACTATAGGGTCTCTGCTGCCAGGATTGTCCCTGGcactgtgtttgtccagcaccgaACACATGGGACCCAGTCATGATGGGGGATGCTGGGATACAGCAAGGCAATGAAATCTCTCCCCCCTTGGACACGGAGCCGCCTGCCATACCCTGTTAATCTCCTAGGAATTGGTTAAGGGGGATTTTGGGAACCCCTAGGGGCTGCCATTGTACAGGGCACTGCACAGTCACAGAGGAAGAAACAACCCCTGCCCAGCAGAGCTTCCAGTGCACATAGAGAGAAaggttgggaggggaaactgaggcacaggcagcaAAGCATGagggccaaggtcacacaacagggaacagaacccacatgtcctgggtcccagctccattcctcctcctctaGCCCACAATTCCTGGCTTTGCAAATTATGGACCTTATCCCAGACACACTGCAAGcaactggagtctttccctgaC
This portion of the Chelonia mydas isolate rCheMyd1 chromosome 13, rCheMyd1.pri.v2, whole genome shotgun sequence genome encodes:
- the LOC102940144 gene encoding ribonuclease-like; the encoded protein is MAPKSPRPALLPLLCLAAACLALSTADAQYDKFLKRHLDFPKSWAENDQLYCTTMMGKRSIRCQGKNTFVHASEAQLRAVCTSGLSHGQDARDSLGTFQLTVCTRLPKGPCLYQGSSTIARIRLVCHNGSPVQYLRRI